The following are encoded together in the Mugil cephalus isolate CIBA_MC_2020 chromosome 18, CIBA_Mcephalus_1.1, whole genome shotgun sequence genome:
- the trim55b gene encoding tripartite motif-containing protein 55b isoform X1 translates to MENLEKQLICPICLEMFTKPVVILPCQHNLCRKCANDVFQASNPYLPTRSGSLTSGGRFRCPSCRHEVVLDRHGVYGLQRNLLVENIIDMFKQESSSSKPPPEKKEETPMCDVHEGEKINIFCITHSVPTCSMCKVFGAHKDCEVAPISSIYQTKKTELSDGIAMMVGNNDRIQGIISQLEEACRAIEENGRRQKTLVCEKFDKLYSILEERKREMSQKVTSEQEEKVNYIRGLTRKYGDHLEESCKVVEMGIQTMEEPEMALFLQNTKPLLKKISEASSTAHLDKVEHGYENMDHYNVVFKKESKALRSLDFVQDDDDDDDDEEDEDAEADADGGDDAQTVSEGGAGPSSTSLQPPAPQQISSSPSAAKSASST, encoded by the exons ATGGAGAACTTGGAGAAGCAGCTGATTTGTCCTATATGTCTGGAAATGTTTACAAAGCCTGTGGTCATCCTACCCTGCCAGCACAACCTCTGCAGAAAATGTGCTAATGATGTTTTCCAG GCCTCGAACCCGTACCTTCCAACGAGAAGTGGCTCATTAACGTCTGGTGGCCGTTTCCGATGCCCGTCCTGCAGGCACGAGGTGGTGCTGGACCGACATGGCGTGTACGGCCTGCAGAGGAACCTGCTGGTTGAGAACATTATTGACATGTTCAAACAGGAGTCCAGCAG CAGCAAGCCGCCGccggagaagaaggaggagacgCCCATGTGCGACGTCCACGAGGGGGAAAAGATCAACATCTTCTGCATAACCCACAGCGTGCCCACGTGCTCCATGTGTAAGGTTTTCGGAGCCCACAAAGACTGCGAGGTGGCGCCCATCAGCAGCATCTACCAGACGAAAAAG ACGGAGCTGAGTGACGGGATCGCGATGATGGTCGGCAACAACGACAGGATTCAAGGCATCATTAGTCAGCTAGAGGAAGCCTGTCGCGCAATAGAG GAGAACGGACGGAGGCAGAAGACTCTGGTGTGCGAGAAGTTTGACAAGCTTTACTCCAtcctggaggagaggaagagggagatgaGTCAGAAGGTGACGTCCGAGCAGGAAGAGAAGGTGAACTACATACGAGGCCTAACCAGGAAGTACGGAGACCACCTGGAGGAGAGCTGTAAGGTCGTTGAGATGGGGATCCAGACTATGGAGGAGCCGGAAATGGCTTTATTCCTACAG AACACAAAGCCTCTCCTCAAAAA GATTTCTGAAGCGTCCAGCACGGCACACTTGGATAAAGTTGAGCATGGCTACGAGAACATGGATCATTACAACGTGGTCTTCAAGAAGGAGAGCAAGGCCCTGCGCAGCCTTGACTTCGTCCAAG acgatgacgacgacgatgacgacgaggaggacgaggacgcgGAGGCGGATGCCGACGGAGGAGACGACGCCCAGACTGTTTCTGAGGGTGGCGCGGGTccgtcctccacctccctccaaCCTCCTGCCCCCCAGCAGATTAGCTCCTCCCCCAGCGCAGCCAAGAGCGCCTCCTCGACCTAG
- the trim55b gene encoding tripartite motif-containing protein 55b isoform X2, producing the protein MENLEKQLICPICLEMFTKPVVILPCQHNLCRKCANDVFQASNPYLPTRSGSLTSGGRFRCPSCRHEVVLDRHGVYGLQRNLLVENIIDMFKQESSSKPPPEKKEETPMCDVHEGEKINIFCITHSVPTCSMCKVFGAHKDCEVAPISSIYQTKKTELSDGIAMMVGNNDRIQGIISQLEEACRAIEENGRRQKTLVCEKFDKLYSILEERKREMSQKVTSEQEEKVNYIRGLTRKYGDHLEESCKVVEMGIQTMEEPEMALFLQNTKPLLKKISEASSTAHLDKVEHGYENMDHYNVVFKKESKALRSLDFVQDDDDDDDDEEDEDAEADADGGDDAQTVSEGGAGPSSTSLQPPAPQQISSSPSAAKSASST; encoded by the exons ATGGAGAACTTGGAGAAGCAGCTGATTTGTCCTATATGTCTGGAAATGTTTACAAAGCCTGTGGTCATCCTACCCTGCCAGCACAACCTCTGCAGAAAATGTGCTAATGATGTTTTCCAG GCCTCGAACCCGTACCTTCCAACGAGAAGTGGCTCATTAACGTCTGGTGGCCGTTTCCGATGCCCGTCCTGCAGGCACGAGGTGGTGCTGGACCGACATGGCGTGTACGGCCTGCAGAGGAACCTGCTGGTTGAGAACATTATTGACATGTTCAAACAGGAGTCCAGCAG CAAGCCGCCGccggagaagaaggaggagacgCCCATGTGCGACGTCCACGAGGGGGAAAAGATCAACATCTTCTGCATAACCCACAGCGTGCCCACGTGCTCCATGTGTAAGGTTTTCGGAGCCCACAAAGACTGCGAGGTGGCGCCCATCAGCAGCATCTACCAGACGAAAAAG ACGGAGCTGAGTGACGGGATCGCGATGATGGTCGGCAACAACGACAGGATTCAAGGCATCATTAGTCAGCTAGAGGAAGCCTGTCGCGCAATAGAG GAGAACGGACGGAGGCAGAAGACTCTGGTGTGCGAGAAGTTTGACAAGCTTTACTCCAtcctggaggagaggaagagggagatgaGTCAGAAGGTGACGTCCGAGCAGGAAGAGAAGGTGAACTACATACGAGGCCTAACCAGGAAGTACGGAGACCACCTGGAGGAGAGCTGTAAGGTCGTTGAGATGGGGATCCAGACTATGGAGGAGCCGGAAATGGCTTTATTCCTACAG AACACAAAGCCTCTCCTCAAAAA GATTTCTGAAGCGTCCAGCACGGCACACTTGGATAAAGTTGAGCATGGCTACGAGAACATGGATCATTACAACGTGGTCTTCAAGAAGGAGAGCAAGGCCCTGCGCAGCCTTGACTTCGTCCAAG acgatgacgacgacgatgacgacgaggaggacgaggacgcgGAGGCGGATGCCGACGGAGGAGACGACGCCCAGACTGTTTCTGAGGGTGGCGCGGGTccgtcctccacctccctccaaCCTCCTGCCCCCCAGCAGATTAGCTCCTCCCCCAGCGCAGCCAAGAGCGCCTCCTCGACCTAG